In Kwoniella pini CBS 10737 chromosome 2, complete sequence, the sequence TCTTCGCGGCTACTGTAATTGTGAATTTCGATGATGTGAGTGCATCAATCTGGACGGGCTAGCTTTAGGAGACCCATTTACTATCTGGCAGAAATAAGCTGATTCAGTGCTTTCCTTAGGTACTTGGAGCGAATCCACATTGGAGAGAAGTCGTTAGATTAGGATTATTGGCTGTACGGAAAAGAGGAGGATGTGAACAAATGTTATTCCCTGATAATCCTTATCCTGATCACCCCTTGTCATCGATGACTCCCGCATCAGTACCTGACAAACCTGTATCACCTTTGCTGAGGTGTCTGATCGAGAGTATGGTTATCAGTGACGTTGGTCGTGAGTGTCGTATCACCTAACTGAATGGAGGCAGACCATTGAGctgatatttgatttgcATCTTGCAGGATCTCTGTCGACTGGGGATCCGACTGTCGTCTTGActgattcttcaacttgGTGGGAAAGATTAGCTCCTACTGATCCATCTGAACATGATGTGAGTGATTTCTTCCTCTCTATGGAGTCATGGAGTTGTAAGGCTTATATATCCGATTGATACATAACATAGTCATGTGAAAGTACTTGGGGAATGCATAGATCAATACCAAGATTAATGACAAGAGTAATTAATTTAACATGGGAATCACAAGATTTAGAAAGACAATCTTTTTTCGATtatgaaggtgaaatacCTTTTACAAGTTCAAATGAAACTTCAAATATTGCAATAACATGgtttgaagaaaaaaaaagatggaGACAAAGTTtaaaatttagaattaatgaattaagAAATGATATGTCAAATTGGATTTTAAATATTCcaaaaacaattttaagaaaaagaacaaaagaTGGTAGTTTAGCTACATGGcattcttttcaaattttaattttaagagatttattaaaattacctagagaaaatgaaattattcaaaaatcTGCAGATACTGTCTTAGATATTTGTAGTCAAGTTGGAGATAAAGTTGAATGGATGAATTTTGTTAGTGTGCAattttttaacttttttcAACCTTAATATATTTTATgctgatgatattgaatagTCTCTCCTAATCACTATAACTGCACTTATTACGCCAATACAAAGACAAAGAGCAAGAGAAGTATTAAGATGGTTTAGAGTACAATGTTGttatgaaattgatgtaCTTGAAAGTGTTGCTGAAGAATGTTGGAAGAGGATAGATGAtggattagatgatgaggcTTGTTCATGGAGAGAAATATTGTTAGAAATGGGATGTACAGTTTTACTTGGttaatcatctttttcatatataatgtacattatcaaattgatatatacGATACAAAGTTCAAACGCGATACGGATAAACATAAATGAGTGATCACGATCAATACGTCTTTTTCCACCTTTTTTGCGTTTTGGTGGAGCTTCAAGCTTATCTTATTctgatcatcattatcgTTGGATTCCGTCAATTACGTTTTTGATTCCCACTATTATTACTTGTCTTCTTATGCCCTTGTTCTCTTAATAccaaaacaaaagaaaacgTCATTTGTACTCGTGTTATACACGCTTGTTAAGGGTAAAAGATTAATAAAATAACTTAATATTCTATTCATAACCGGTTAATTCAGGATCGTcaataaaataattatGATTGTTATTGAGTTTCCCATGATATGAAACGTGTAGAAATATCCTGAGATCAATATATAAACAAACatccattcattcattctcGACGATCACATTCATATCACTTCAAGGCAAGTGAAACCAGATCAATATCGTAgtattttaccttttagGAAAGCATTACACAACAAAATGTATCTTCGAGTTTGATTTCAACTATCTAAAAAGCCGCACAACCAGAAAAGTACACTAAAATCAAGCTAAGACAAGGAAACAAGGAAAATAGAGGCCTTTCTTCTCGGCTCGATTGTTTCCCATAAAATCAATAGTATACCACGTACATCTCTATGAACAGTGTCAGGTGaacaaagtgagtttagagttttttttattttagtTTGGTTGGTGTCTTtctaattccttttttacctCAATAGATGTCAGCTTTGTTACCTTCCAAGATACTTGGAGTGACTACTTCAATTGTTTCACCtactaattcttcaacatcatcatcacctgaATTAACTGAAGAATTGCGAAAATCTTTATCACCTCATGATGGTGCACCTTTAACAGGAGATCCATCCTTAATACCTTCAAAATACATTATATCACCTAAAAACGATTCTAGATTTCGATCATTATCACCTGAAATTACATCAGGACaaacatcttcattcaaTACTCATCCATCACatttatcaccttcttcctcttctaaatcatctcaTCCACCTCCTATACATTTGACTAGAgcaccaccttcaacatTATTAGATGCACCTGCTAGAGCAGCTATGAGTTTACCTAATGGAATAACAGCTCACGCACAAGCTAGAGCATttagaaattcaaatgaagcTAAAACACCagaatatgaaattgatgaagaaggaatagGATATCAAAGTAGAAATAATACTGATAGTAATGGACTAAATAatagagaagaaaatacaCCTTTATTATCACCTATACCAATTtatggaaatggaattggaaatggaaataattttaataatttaaatgttaaaccttctttatcaagAAGTTCATCAACAGGATCAACAGGATCAAATAGAAGTATATTAAGAAGAATTTTTATTGATAGATCAACTACACCTACACAACATTTAACTAGACCAACTTTTCCACCaccaaatttatcaacttATTCACCAATTCCACATAAACCATTAAgttttttatcaaaaattaatttatttataaatCAAACTATTTCTATAATACTTTCTAcatattttttaatttttgttGTTTTATGGGCATTTTCAGCTGAATTAGCAAAAGCTTTACCTAAATGGGTTTGGCCAAGTAAACCAAAACATTTTCCTTGGgatgatgaaaaatattggaaaaaacaaggtaaaaaaatttcaaaagatcCAAAAGATTATGCGAATCAAGTTGGAATGGATATTGAACATCAAACTATTGAAACAGAAGATGGATATTTTTTAAAGTGAGTTTATAACCTTGGCAGGATTACTTTCCCCCATCCATCGCCTACACGCAACTTCCGAACTTCTTCAGAATCTATAGCTGATCTCCCCTCCATAGAGTGCACAAAGTCATAGACCCAGAGGCTACTCCGCGTTCAGATGGCAGAGGTGAGTGACCATTATCCGGAGCTTGTGGAGCGTCTTCGCTgataccttctttcttcccaAGGTGGTTTCCCAGTACTCATCCTTCACGGTCTTTTCCAATCTTCCGGATCATTCGTTACTTCCGAAGACCGTTCTTTGGCATTTTGGCTAGCCAAAAATGGTGGATATCAAGTTTACCTGGGTAATACCAGAGGTATATTCGATATGGGTCATAGAAATTTTAGTAGGAATGATCCGAGATTTTGGGGTAAGTGTTTCTTCTGTGTCTGGGTGCCGATAGTCGGGAGCTAATAGCATGGTGCAGATTGGACAATTAGGGAATTGGCAATGTATGATTTACCTGCTTTGGTCGAACATGTATGTAGAGAAACCGGGTATGATAAGGTGAGTCCTAAGCCATTATTCTGTTGTCATAATTGGTATAATGCTAATCATTCCGACCAAACGCAGATCGCATTCATAGGGCATTCTCAAGGAAATGGTCTCGCTTTCATCTCATTATCACTTGGCATGTGTCCGTCATTGGGCAAGAAGTTATCAGTCTTCATTGCACTCGCACCCGCGGTCTATGCTGGACCTCTTACACATGGTTTCCCATTCACAGCACTGAATAAAATGGAATGGTCAACTTGGAAACGATTCTTCGGCGTGTTAGATTTCATCCCTCTCATGAGATGGGCATACGATTATGCACCGGCTAGGCTGTTTGCGGCATTGGGTTACATAATGTTTGCTTTCTTATTTGGCTGGACAGATGCTAATTGGTCCGTTCActattttttcttttgagtGCTTGCTCTTGTGAAGCTTATGCTAATGtgattgatgttgataGGCTTGGCAGacgaaaaacaaaaatgtTTAGATTTACCCCCACACCTGTATCTTCCGCATCAATCTTTTGGTGGtgtggtaaaggtggattcGCAGATCGGAAATGTACATTGGACGATTCATTAGATAGGTGGTTTGATAATAGATTCCCTCCTTTGTCGATATACCATGGTGGAAGAGATTATTTAGTATTGGCTGAACCTCTTATAGAAaggatggagaagaaagagaaggatgTAAAGGTTATAAAAGTCACCAAGCTAGATAAGAGCGAAGTGAGTCCTATTTTTCATTATACGGTCGAAATATTTACTATGGTATGACTAATGCGTTGTGATCGATTTAGCATTGCGATTTTTATTGGGCCGCAGAAGCTGTAGAATGGGCTTATTTGTCTTTCATGGGTAAGTGTTTTGGTTATCTTGTCGTTATAAGTTATAAGCTAATGGTGTATTGAACCTTTGTAGACGACATTGAATCTACTCGACCTAAATatccagatgaagaagaatcactAGCTGATGGTACGGAAACGAATATAGATGGGAATAAATCGGATTAAATTATATGCTCTTTTTCTTATAAACACATGAAACGGGTCCGAGAATTTGTTTTGTAGCGCTTTATTCATACTTTACTAGGGATTAGGATTTCAATTATAGATGATACACGATCAAAAGTACACGGAGCTTTATATTATAGATGTTGTCTTATGCATGTAGTCCGGATTGACGATACGGTTTTTCAAGCAATATACTCACTTCGGCATATGAAGAACAACGTCGTTCGGGCTTGggataattcaattgactTATCCGCGCCATTGACACCGAATTAATGCCCTGAAAATCGCCTTTGCTTCTTGAAGATATAAAAAGGTATCCTCCACCgagattgatcaaattataCTTGATCCATTTCTGTCgtcatctttctttttggttTGCAGtcagatcatcatcatcaagacCAAAATACATACTCGATAATCAAGGATACAAGGTCTCATCAACTTAAAGTCCAATTTCGAAGCGCGAGTGGAATATAAATCATGGAGTGAGTTTTGATTATCCTATTGAACTCAACCATCTTCGTCTATTCAACTGAAGATTTCGTACTCTGTCAACACATCTTTGAACAAATGCTTCTATCGAACTACGTCAATTACTTGTCACAATTCCATGGACCTCCTTCTCTCGTTGCGTTTCTAACATTACAAACTTGCTAATTATACGTGATGATTCAGATCACTCTCACCTGAATGTACACCTTTAAAACATAAATACGATTCATGTTTTAATGCATGGTTTGAAGGATATCTTCAACCTGCTTTATCATctgaatatcaatcatcttcaactgtATCTAGTGATCAAAAATGTACAGCTAATATATCTACTTCAACAACTCAAATAGACATACAAAATATTcctgaatcttcttcttcttcttcttcatcaacgtcaacaacaactaataatcaaaataaacaacgtaaatcaattataacTTCTTggtcatcttcttttccatctacttcaaataaaagaataagaaataaaaatttaaattcaaatttaaatttaaatgaacaaccaaaacaagaagaatatagTTGGtttaataatgataataatgaaggagaagaagaagaagaagaatttaaaaataatcaaataggattaaataaaaatcaaatagaaattgatataagAGGTAAAAGTAAATCTCAAATTAAAGCAGAAGAATATCAAAGAAATTGTGGAAAATTTTGGGAAGATTATCAAGGTTGTTtaaaagtgagttttttttttaattacaatcaatttttgttttattgTATTTACAATAAATCGAAAATTAAATTGGGCGGTTTCCATCTTATCATTTTAACGATATTTCTGTACAAATCGAGAAACTTTTTCTTCCAATCTTCTCTattcttgatttatttattgattttttttcccCAAATTAAgaatatttttttttatactaattttcttcattttggATAAATAGAAAGCcataattcaaaatgaatctttatcatcacTTTTAGAAACTGCAAGAGAAGAACATCctttaggtaatttagaTGGATTAAAAGGTACACCTTGGGATTCAAATGTTGATTTTACAAAACAACAAGAATAATGTAATTAGAGTATGAATAAGTGTATGAATagtaaaatcaattcaaatgcAATACataataatgattataATGAAATATGCAATACCAATCATTTAATGTCGAaatatctttcttccattctttcACTTTTATTTATAATAAAAATCGATATTATCGTGCATGATCAAAATTTGGTCTTTGTCAGACTGAATATCATTGATTATAATATtttatgatcaattaattgaaaatattatGCACCAGTAGCATTCCAAATTCCAacttcaccatcttcacctcCAGCAATTAAAACTTCACCATCCCAATCTAAAGCTAAAAGTCTTTCTCCTAATACTTTTCCATTCTTTGTaactttcctttcttttctattAACATTTGATACTGAgaataaagaatttttagGTGATCTTATATcccaaatttgaattattccTGAATATGTAGCTGATGCTAAAgtaaatgaagatgtaggATGTGTTTTAATTGATGGTATTGGAGATGAAGTTTGAAGAGTTAAAGATATTAATGATGTCGCTATTTTaagtaaatgatttaattagCTTGATTGTATACAGAGCTATAACTCTATCATGAAGAATGTTACATACCTTGCCTTGTATCCCAAAGACATATCGTTCTATCCATATTTCCAGTTACTAATGTACCATTTGCAGTAAATTGATCAATACATAATgcagatttatcaaatggtCCTTGCtataaaattaaaaagaataaatatcaattttgaaaatatataaagaattgaaaaagaaaaaaaaaacttactctAATCATAGAATTTATACCAGTATTAAGATCCCATCCTCTTACTGAACCATCCCAACCAGCTGACCAAAttttttcttgatcaaatttatcCCAAACTGAACCACCAATTCTACCTAAATGTCctttaaaattgatttcagGTATTCTTCTCCAACCTCCTTCACCTGTTGAATCATTATCCATTAAACCTTCAATAGGTTCACGtggattttctttttctaattttcttttttttttatttcctTGTCCAgttaaaaaatttaaaggtTCAGATGAAATTTGATGTTCATTAGGTTCTGAATTTGGTAATGTATATAAATTAAGTAAACCATCCCATGAACCTGATATTATTTCTTTACCactttttgatgaaattattgttgaaattggttGTGTATGTCCATGTAAAGtataaatttcttttggtaATTGTATATTATCTTCAggagataaagaaggtatactAAATACATGAGTTAATCGATCAATTCCACCTGCAGCTAAtaaaatatctttttcttgaGATTGTGGTGATACCCATGTACAAGATGTAGCTCCTAAAGAAGTTGGTAAAGGAAGTGTATAAAGTgctgttgaagaagttgatgcggaagataaaggtaaaatttgaagatgagagAGATAAGATGATAATAGAGTATAACTAGACACGTCGAAAACCAAATAAGCCTTGAATTCATGAACGAGCAAAGATAAAGGAATCACTTACCCTTTCCTACTTAAACTTAAACCACTAACCcaatcttcaacttcaattcTACCAACTTCTTGAGGAGGTAAAGTACTTCTAAcatattcaatatcaattgtagtttcttcatcatttcctCTATTTTTTTTACTCCAATTTTCTAAACTACCTCTTAAAACTTGAccattaattaaaaattcaaatggaattggTTTTTTACCATTATCAGAATTATTTTGTAATACTTTATTTATAAGTTCTGATAATTGAAATCTTCTCCAAGAAGCTGGAATAAGATATGTTGATTGTGGAATAGCATCATTCGTTGATCTTGTGAATAAATTGATAGGTAATTGTACCACTGATCCAGTGGCAGAAGTACTTCCAGTAGATTCTATATTGATATCTGCCATCTTGAATTATGCGATGATTAAATGTTGATTATGACGGAGAAGTATTTCAAcaatatgatgaaatgcTCGTATGAGTATGAGGTTTTCGTTATTTTTGCAAGAAATTTACAAGATGCGCTAGAAATGTTGCCACGTGtttattcttttcttttctttccgCTGGAGTGACAATTGTCTGTCTACCGTGTGAAACTTAACTTTAGCTTTGGACCGTCGGGCTTTGACCTATCTTTTGGTATATGATGAAACCAGTGATGAATTGTATTACCAAAGGAGATATCAAATAACTCAAAAGAAGGtcaaaaatcaacaatacTCTCCTTTTGGAGTCTATTCGACACCTATGAGAAATCATAAGCAAGGTCAACTTGAAAAGGACTAGCCCGCATAATGAGAAAATCAGACGGATATGACTGAAAGATAATGCACCCACCTATGGAAGGTATTCACCAAATATAGATAAAATGGTAAGCGAATATACCGATGTTGGCAATCGAAAGAAAACGAAGCGGAGCAAATTGGATAATTTCGTCACCAAACTCCCATACTACTGTCAGTGATCATTATTCGAGTGACCTCAATTTCTGGATCAGAAGAGCCAAAGAGCTGACGTGCTGCTCATTCTAGTCAGTTATGTCATACTCATTACAACTTGGATATTATTCACGTTATTCATCTCAGTTGGGGAAGttttattgaaaagaagagaaattagTAGATTCCTCGCACAGTGAGCTGTAAAAGAATTGGAGATCCGCTCCCTCAGCTGACAAAACTTGGTAGAGtaattatatataatattttattgattttaacgCTCATCTCTTTGGCGACTGCTGCGAATCGATCTCCTGGCACTCCTGATCAGTCACTTGCACCCTCTATGGTACCATCACATCTCAATTATCACCGTACGCGACCTGCGGAATATGGCGTAAACAGTATTGACCCGACCACTGGAAATGTTCCAATTAacgaatttgatgaagacaACAACGATGACGACGATAATGTCCCTTTAAGATATTTACGAAATGAACAATGGATTACGACAAGAATCGGAAAAGATAGACCATCCCCTTTGCCCATACCTCAAGCAAGAAGCTACACGCCGCCGCCGAACTCAACAACAAGCGAAAGCGACGAGAGCGATTCGGAATATTCACCATTTCCTTTGAGCGCTAAAAGCCCGTTTATACCGACTACTGCAGTAGATGCGGGAGAGGATGATCAAGACATATTGGAAGAAACCCAAGTGCAACAAATTGCTGAAACAATAGAAGATACTACCGGGGTTGAAGCGCCCTTGTTGAGCTCAGAAGCAAGACAGAGTGAAAGTAGTAGAAGTTTGATGGCGAAGAGTAATAATGGAGAAAGTCGTTGGTGTAAGAAATGCCAGGGCTGGAAACCAGATAGATGTCATCATTGTAGACACTGTGAACAGTGTGTATTGAAGAGTGAGTTGGCGTGCATAGATATCCTCACATATAGCTGTCCAGTCCGTCAATCGATTATACACAGCTGAAATTTGGTCGTGAACAGTGGATCATCATTGTCCGTGGGTTGGCAATTGCGTGGGATATCACAATTGTACGTTGCGACCTTTTACTTCCTCTATCTTCTAACGCTGAACATCTGACCGTTGTAGACAAgcctttcttcctcttcatcaattacgCTTTACTTTTGGGCCTTTACGCAACCTTCCAAGCGGGCTACGAGACGTACCGATTCTTCCAAGATCCGTCTGGAGCATTACCGTATCGACCGATTCAGATAGAAGGAAACAGTACTAGTATCGACACCACTGCTATAGCAACCAATGACACGTGGAGCGTGAGTTTTGTCTTAACAAATAGCTTTTTCGTGCTGCAGCTGATAATATTATGACCTTGCCTTAGGATGAATTAGGTATATCTCCTGCCATATTCATGATGTTGACGGTCATGGGCGGATTTATGAGTCTTGCAGTAGGGGGATTGGTGGTATTTCACTGGTATTTGACTTTGTGAGtgaattcaaattcctAATTTCGATACGGTAATGGAAGAGCGTTGccatcaccatcaatcCCAAAATGctaaaaagaatttaacCCGACGCTCGCAGAAACAACCAGACCACCTTGGAAAATATCACTCATGCCTATCCATCAGCACTTCTTGACGAGATACCCAAAGACGTTCAATGGAAAGCAGACTATCTACTCACACGGGACGAGCGCAGACGATTGAAATTCGAAGCTAGGGAAATCAATGTGTATAATTTAGGATGGCGC encodes:
- a CDS encoding ribosome biogenesis protein YTM1, yielding MADINIESTGSTSATGSVVQLPINLFTRSTNDAIPQSTYLIPASWRRFQLSELINKVLQNNSDNGKKPIPFEFLINGQVLRGSLENWSKKNRGNDEETTIDIEYVRSTLPPQEVGRIEVEDWVSGLSLSRKGYTLLSSYLSHLQILPLSSASTSSTALYTLPLPTSLGATSCTWVSPQSQEKDILLAAGGIDRLTHVFSIPSLSPEDNIQLPKEIYTLHGHTQPISTIISSKSGKEIISGSWDGLLNLYTLPNSEPNEHQISSEPLNFLTGQGNKKKRKLEKENPREPIEGLMDNDSTGEGGWRRIPEINFKGHLGRIGGSVWDKFDQEKIWSAGWDGSVRGWDLNTGINSMIRQGPFDKSALCIDQFTANGTLVTGNMDRTICLWDTRQATSLISLTLQTSSPIPSIKTHPTSSFTLASATYSGIIQIWDIRSPKNSLFSVSNVNRKERKVTKNGKVLGERLLALDWDGEVLIAGGEDGEVGIWNATGA